The following are encoded together in the Cervus elaphus chromosome 30, mCerEla1.1, whole genome shotgun sequence genome:
- the MRPL57 gene encoding ribosomal protein 63, mitochondrial, whose translation MFLTALLCRGRIPGRQWIGKHRRPRTVSALAKQNVIRRLEIEAENHYWLSRPFLTAEQERGHAAARRAAAFEALKAAQVAKFPAHRRLEDQLDHLNVTRRWY comes from the coding sequence ATGTTCCTGACCGCACTCCTGTGCCGCGGCCGCATCCCCGGCCGGCAGTGGATCGGGAAGCACCGGCGGCCGCGGACCGTGTCGGCGCTGGCGAAGCAGAACGTGATCCGCCGCCTGGAGATAGAAGCGGAGAACCACTACTGGCTGAGCCGGCCTTTCCTCACGGCCGAGCAGGAGCGCGGTCACGCGGCGGCCCGCAGGGCGGCCGCCTTCGAGGCGCTCAAGGCGGCGCAGGTCGCCAAGTTCCCCGCGCACCGTCGGCTGGAGGACCAGCTCGACCACCTCAACGTCACCAGGAGGTGGTACTGA